Genomic DNA from Lactuca sativa cultivar Salinas chromosome 8, Lsat_Salinas_v11, whole genome shotgun sequence:
aaaaacaattcgtagcaataaataaattatacttATCTAATCCATAGTCATGTTTTTCTATAATCGATTAATAATTCTTTTGCATTTTGTAGCTATGCTTTTGATTTTTTGTACTACCAGGTTTCACCAATTGGTAGGTATGTTTTTGCTTATCTGTAATCTCAATTAATCAATTTGTAGTCCCAACTTCAAATAGTGTCCATTGATATTTGTTGATATTTGACTTTCATTTGTATGTTAAGTGATATTTGTTGCTGAGATAGGTTTTCCAGTAATGACATTTGTTGTTGATATTTGATTTTCATTTGTATGCAAAGAACGTGTCACATGTACTTTGTGTCTGTTGTAGGTATTTTCATCGGTTGTCAATTCATTTAATTCCATTCATTCGCATTTGTCTATTCAAACGTACCAAACAACATGGATCAGTGATTTCATTACATGGTACATTTCATTCATCATACCAAACAAACCCTAAGTTGCTATCTAAAAACATATCATGTCTCTATTCATAGaacaaaaaatttaaaactagggttatattttcttttaaataaaaaactaatttATATTCTGAATATAATGGTTTGTTCGGGTAAAAAAAAcaaatcatttttcttttgaaGACGATTTTTGTAACTGGAGACTTTTGAGTCCTTAAAAAATGTAGTTGAAAATTGTCATATCCAAAAAACCGTATATTCAGAAAGCAACAGTTACAAAGTTTGAAGGCCCAACTCCAAAACTTTTACATGAAATGAAATACAAGATCTCAAAAATATGATGGATTGCAATTGCCATTACATAATGGCCTTGAAAATTATTTTCCTTTTCGTTTTGTATCTAAAAATAACAATAACAAAAAGCAACAAAACCAAATCTACCTGATTAGATTTTGTCCCTTTCACCCAATTAATGGAATTTGCTGCTAACCGAGTCATATGTCGGTACGTTTATAACTGCCATAAAACATTCAAAAATTAATTACATAATAATAATGCGCAaaagttatttatttttaacttaCCATCTCCATGAGAAGCCATTGTGAGTGGGGAAGAAAGAAGACTTTGTGTAATGGAAGCAATGTCTTTTGCTGACACTTCATCCACAGCCTTCAAGAAAAACTCCACTGGTTTCCtgttttaaaaaaacaaacataataattattgatattattattaattatgaaAAAGCTATAGTTACCTCTCTCCATATGTCAATATCTGTCTGCCTATATCTTCTGAAGCAACCATCTGtcacacataaatcatataaccaCATTAAACTCATCTTAGCTGTTAAATGATAATTTTAATTTTCTAGTAATCTTATCAAATTACATACTCTTGATTCCAAGTTCATTAAAATGGCAGATTTGGTTGACTGTTTAGCACGATCCAGCTGTACCTGGTTCactgaaaaacacaaaaaaaaaaaaaaaaaaaaaaaaaaaaaaattagcaaaaaaaaaaaagattagctGGCAAAAGGATATTCTAAAAAGCAAACCTTCTCCATTAGTGGCAACTGCAATAAGCTCTTTAGCTGCTACATCAATGGCTTTTGATGCAAACTCAGAACTCTGTAACAAAGTGTGATCAAATTATCAGGTGGTTAACACATAAAATAAATATTCTGAAAGAAACCTTAATGATATATGATCTTACAGTGGTAGCTTGGATTCCAAAAATGGCAGTGTTGTTGTAGATAGAGTTGAATGCTGAAAATGAATGAATATCTGGGTACTCATTCAACACACGAAGATCTGCACAACAATAatttcaaaatgaaaatttttttaaaaaaaatgaatgaatatCAGGTTACTTTTTTATTTATTGTAATAATCAAATATATCGTGAATAGAATAACTTACAAAGTCGTGAGTACATCCCTTTTCCAGGACCCCCAGCTGAAAAAGATCCACCTCCTCCCATCAGCatctgaaaataaataaataaataaataagtaaaccATAAAAAGGTAatcataaattaaaataaatatgtatttaCTGGAAGTTGAAACAAAATACCTGAAGAACTGTCAAAGTCATGGCATCCTTCACGTTAAGCCAGCCACCAGGAAGTTCAAAAGCAAGGGCAAAACTAGTTCTCTGATAACCAAGGGCAATTTGGTAAATACATcaagaaaaaaaacaaacaaatatattGTGAGGGAGAGTttacaaaaaacataaaaacacacccctGTATCAGCCATAACACGATGATCACCTCCAACATAAACCGACTTTGGCTCCTCAACATGTGCGCCACCTGGCAAATCAGACAGAAGAGGCTCTGCATATTTCAACAATTCCTCATGTTCAACACCTGATGCAGCAAGTACAATCCTAGGAGCAGTGTAATTTGCCTGaaatattcaaaaaaaatataaaatacaaagaaaaaaaactaaGTCCTGTGTAGGTAAAGTGGTTGAATGGGTAATGACATCTGTCTAGTTAAGAGTGTGTTGTATGCATAAGGTCTGTTTCTTTTCTAAACTTCTAGACTGAATAAACCGTCTGAAtaagactaaatgaccattttacccctatatTCCGACAAACAATTCCTATAGCTGTCTAGTTCaagtgcttaacccattaagctaaaaaaatgaaaaaggaaTTAGTCGCTAAATCTATGGGTATGACTTACAGCTACAAATTCTTCCAATATGGAACTGTTTAATCTGTTTAATGAGCCTTCAGATGCAAGAAGAGGATTGGCTAATGCACCAGAATATCCAGCAGAATGAATCGCCTCTAACAGCAAGGTTTCTGGATTGTTAGCATATTCACTGATCTCAGCTTTCACTTTCTGGATCTGTAAAACAATATGATATAATTTTTCagaaataattgaaaagaaaacccAAGAAAGGAAAATAGGCAAACAAATACCTGCTCTTTGACTTCCCAATCCAAGAAAACTTGATTCCTTGCAGAGTCAACAAGTAACTCCACCATTTGAGGAAGATAAGTCTTTAAAGCATCATAAGTGTAACCCATTTGCTCCCTAGAAGCAGAAGCTGTAACATTGCCACCAATGGCTTCCACTTCTCTCACAACTCTCAAGTGGCTTCTGTTTGCTGTGCTTTTGAATGCCATTCGTTCTAGAAGATGTGTGGCTCCAAATGAAATTGGTGTTTCATACATTGAGCCAGAATTCACATACAGCCCAATGGAAGCTGCAGGATTCTGTTCCAATAATCAGGCAACAACATGAGATAACAAATATAAAATGCCTTGGTGAAATAGAAATAGGGAAAACAGTTGCTTACTGCTGAAGTTTCAGAGGCAATTCTGACTCCATTTGAGAGGGTTGTGATTTTGGTCTTTCCGGTTTCAACATGATCAGGTAAAGAGGATGGGAGTTCAATGCCCTTAAGTGGAAAGTCTAGAGGAGGGAGGCTGGAAGAGCTTCCTCCTGTAAACCAACTAAAGATACCCCCTGAAGATGATTTGGCTGCAACTGCACTTGAACTTGCAAACCTGGTCAGGGTCCTGTTTCCCCCATGGCCCTATTACGAGGAAAAAGAAAAACTCAGATTTCAGGAATCTCAGTATTTGGTTCACCTCTAATGGCAATTACCTTGTGATTCTTCATATACATATGGGCAATTCGGTTCATACATTtaccttaataaaaaaaattcatacaATCTCCTCTCTGTTATTCAACATACAACAACTTTTTGCACTAATAAATGAAAAAACGAGTATTTTCACTTTTAGATTTTTTCCATACTAGATTTAAATACAAACACAAAAAATAGTCAAACTACGGGAAGAATACAAAAGAGATTATGTTCAGATCGACAAAACCTAATATATCTCTAGCATGATTGAACGATAGAAAAACGCATGATTTGAATCCATATGTCACATGATCGCTTCAAATATTGGCTTTTTTTACCTTCGAATCTACAGATTGATAGGATATTACTGACCTTGACGATTCTGATTTTCGAGGCAGCAGCGCGATACATGACGATTGATC
This window encodes:
- the LOC111918375 gene encoding mitochondrial-processing peptidase subunit alpha, which gives rise to MYRAAASKIRIVKGHGGNRTLTRFASSSAVAAKSSSGGIFSWFTGGSSSSLPPLDFPLKGIELPSSLPDHVETGKTKITTLSNGVRIASETSANPAASIGLYVNSGSMYETPISFGATHLLERMAFKSTANRSHLRVVREVEAIGGNVTASASREQMGYTYDALKTYLPQMVELLVDSARNQVFLDWEVKEQIQKVKAEISEYANNPETLLLEAIHSAGYSGALANPLLASEGSLNRLNSSILEEFVAANYTAPRIVLAASGVEHEELLKYAEPLLSDLPGGAHVEEPKSVYVGGDHRVMADTGRTSFALAFELPGGWLNVKDAMTLTVLQMLMGGGGSFSAGGPGKGMYSRLYLRVLNEYPDIHSFSAFNSIYNNTAIFGIQATTSSEFASKAIDVAAKELIAVATNGEVNQVQLDRAKQSTKSAILMNLESRMVASEDIGRQILTYGERKPVEFFLKAVDEVSAKDIASITQSLLSSPLTMASHGDVINVPTYDSVSSKFH